The Thermus oshimai DSM 12092 genome includes a window with the following:
- the ffh gene encoding signal recognition particle protein, with product MFERLAARLQEAIDRLRGRGRITEEDLKDTLREIRRALIDADVNLEVARTFIEEVRQRALGQKVLESLTPAEIVLATVYEALKEALGGEVRQPTLKERNLWFLVGLQGSGKTTTAAKLALHYRSKGRRPLLVAADTQRPAARAQLRILGEKIGVPVLEVRDGESPESIRRRVEEAARREVRDLILVDTAGRLQIDEPLMEELAQLRAVMNPDEVLLVLDAMTGQEALGVARAFDERIGVTGLILTKLDGDARGGAALSARHVTGKPIYFAGVSEKPEGLEPFYPDRLASRILGMGDVATLAEKVRAAGLEAEAPKAAKEITLEDFLKQMQGLKRLGSFSEILSMLPGANRLGGLQVDDKALKRLEAIVLSMTPEERKDPRILNASRRRRIAKGSGTTVQEINRLIKAFEDTKALMKSLEKRKGRGFMGIRR from the coding sequence ATGTTTGAGCGGTTGGCGGCCAGACTCCAGGAGGCCATAGACCGGCTGAGGGGCCGGGGCCGGATCACCGAGGAGGACCTGAAGGACACCCTGCGGGAGATCCGCCGGGCCCTCATTGACGCGGACGTGAACCTGGAGGTGGCCCGCACCTTCATAGAGGAGGTGCGGCAACGGGCCCTGGGCCAGAAGGTCCTGGAGAGCCTCACCCCTGCGGAGATCGTCCTGGCCACGGTGTACGAGGCCCTGAAGGAGGCCTTGGGGGGCGAGGTCCGCCAGCCCACCCTCAAGGAGAGGAACCTCTGGTTCCTGGTGGGCCTCCAGGGCTCGGGCAAGACCACCACCGCCGCCAAGCTGGCCCTCCACTACCGCTCCAAGGGCCGCCGCCCCCTCCTGGTGGCCGCGGACACCCAGCGCCCCGCGGCCCGGGCCCAGCTTAGGATCCTGGGGGAGAAGATCGGGGTGCCCGTCCTGGAGGTGCGGGATGGGGAGAGCCCGGAGTCCATCCGCCGCCGGGTGGAGGAGGCCGCGCGCCGGGAGGTGCGGGACCTCATCCTGGTGGACACCGCGGGCCGCCTGCAGATCGACGAGCCCCTCATGGAGGAGCTGGCCCAGCTCAGGGCCGTCATGAACCCCGACGAGGTCCTCCTGGTCCTGGACGCCATGACCGGCCAGGAGGCCCTGGGGGTGGCCCGGGCCTTTGACGAGCGGATTGGGGTCACGGGCCTCATCCTCACCAAGCTGGACGGGGACGCCCGGGGTGGGGCCGCGCTTTCCGCCCGGCACGTCACGGGCAAGCCCATCTACTTCGCTGGGGTTTCGGAGAAGCCGGAGGGCCTCGAGCCCTTCTACCCCGACCGCCTGGCGAGCCGCATCCTGGGCATGGGGGACGTGGCCACCCTGGCGGAGAAGGTGCGGGCCGCAGGGCTTGAGGCCGAGGCCCCCAAGGCGGCCAAGGAGATCACCCTGGAGGACTTCCTCAAGCAGATGCAGGGCCTAAAGCGCCTGGGCTCCTTCTCCGAGATCCTCTCCATGCTCCCCGGGGCGAACCGCTTAGGGGGGCTCCAGGTGGACGATAAGGCCCTGAAGCGCCTCGAGGCCATCGTCCTCTCCATGACCCCCGAGGAGCGCAAGGACCCCAGGATCCTCAACGCCTCCCGCCGCCGCCGCATCGCCAAGGGGAGCGGCACCACCGTTCAGGAGATCAACCGGCTCATCAAGGCCTTTGAGGACACCAAGGCCCTAATGAAGTCCCTGGAGAAGCGCAAAGGCCGGGGATTCATGGGAATACGGAGGTAA
- the rpsP gene encoding 30S ribosomal protein S16: protein MVKIRLSRFGSKHNPHYRIVVTDARNKRDGAYLEKIGYYDPRKTTPEWLKVDVERARYWLSVGAQPTDTARRLLRQAGVFRKEA from the coding sequence ATGGTCAAGATCCGCCTTTCTCGGTTCGGCTCCAAGCACAACCCCCATTACCGCATCGTGGTGACGGATGCCCGCAACAAGCGGGACGGGGCGTACCTGGAGAAGATCGGCTACTACGACCCCCGCAAGACCACCCCCGAGTGGCTCAAGGTGGACGTGGAGCGGGCCCGCTACTGGCTCTCCGTGGGGGCCCAGCCCACGGACACCGCCCGCCGCCTCCTGCGCCAGGCGGGGGTGTTCCGCAAGGAAGCCTGA
- a CDS encoding KH domain-containing protein, with translation MKDLVEYLARSVVDHPERVRVVERRTPEGPVYVVEVDPEDKGRLIGKGGRVIESIRTLVRAYAKRKVGVEVR, from the coding sequence ATGAAGGACCTGGTGGAGTACCTGGCGCGGAGCGTGGTGGACCACCCCGAACGGGTGCGGGTGGTGGAGCGGCGCACCCCGGAGGGGCCGGTCTACGTGGTGGAGGTGGACCCCGAGGACAAGGGCCGCCTCATCGGCAAGGGGGGGCGGGTTATAGAGTCCATCCGCACCCTGGTGCGGGCCTACGCCAAGCGCAAGGTGGGCGTGGAGGTGCGCTAA
- the rimM gene encoding ribosome maturation factor RimM (Essential for efficient processing of 16S rRNA) translates to MRLVEIGRFGAPYALKGGLRFRGEPVVLHLERVYVEGHGFRAVEDLYRVGEDLILHLAGVSTRELAEALVGLRVYAEVEDLPPLEEGQYYYFALVGLPVYVGEEQVGEVADILDAGAQDVLVIRGIGERLRDQRERLVPLQAPYVTVEEGRILVEPIPGLFD, encoded by the coding sequence ATGCGCCTGGTGGAGATCGGCCGTTTCGGGGCCCCCTACGCCCTAAAGGGCGGGCTTCGCTTCCGGGGGGAGCCCGTGGTGCTCCACCTGGAGCGGGTCTACGTGGAGGGGCACGGGTTTCGGGCGGTGGAGGACCTTTACCGGGTGGGGGAGGACCTCATCCTCCACCTGGCGGGGGTTTCCACCCGGGAGCTGGCCGAGGCCCTGGTGGGCCTCCGGGTCTACGCGGAGGTGGAGGACCTCCCCCCCTTGGAGGAGGGCCAGTACTACTACTTCGCCCTGGTGGGCCTTCCCGTCTACGTGGGGGAGGAGCAGGTGGGGGAGGTGGCGGACATCCTGGACGCGGGGGCCCAGGACGTGCTGGTGATCCGCGGAATCGGGGAGCGGCTTCGGGACCAAAGGGAGCGCCTCGTCCCCCTCCAGGCCCCCTACGTCACGGTGGAGGAGGGCCGGATCCTGGTGGAGCCCATCCCCGGCCTCTTTGACTAA
- the trmD gene encoding tRNA (guanosine(37)-N1)-methyltransferase TrmD has translation MRYSILTLFPGLVRPWLEESLIQKAIAKGLLQVEVVDLRAFGLGPHRTVDDTPYGGGPGMVIRPDVAVAALESVLPADEVILLSPAGAPFTQKVAEELAQKAHLVLLSGRYEGFDARLEAFATRVLSVGDYVLMGGEVAALAVLEATARLVPGVIGDPLSHREDSFVRGLLDYPHYTRPPLFRGMGVPEVLLSGHHGEVLRFRRKEALKRTLLFRPELLGRARLSREEVAWLAELDREG, from the coding sequence GTGCGCTACTCCATCCTCACCCTCTTCCCGGGGCTCGTCCGGCCCTGGCTGGAGGAGTCCCTCATCCAGAAGGCCATCGCCAAGGGCCTCCTCCAGGTGGAGGTGGTGGACCTAAGGGCTTTCGGCCTCGGCCCCCACCGCACGGTGGACGACACCCCTTATGGGGGGGGCCCGGGGATGGTCATCCGCCCGGATGTGGCCGTGGCCGCCCTGGAGTCCGTCCTCCCCGCGGACGAGGTGATCCTCCTCTCCCCGGCGGGGGCCCCTTTCACCCAGAAGGTGGCGGAGGAGCTGGCCCAGAAGGCCCACCTGGTCCTCCTCTCTGGGCGGTACGAGGGGTTTGATGCCCGCCTCGAGGCCTTCGCCACCCGCGTCCTCTCCGTGGGGGACTACGTCCTCATGGGGGGGGAGGTGGCGGCCTTGGCGGTGCTGGAGGCCACCGCCCGCCTGGTCCCCGGGGTCATCGGCGATCCCCTAAGCCACCGGGAGGACTCCTTCGTCCGGGGGCTTCTGGACTACCCCCACTACACCCGCCCCCCCCTCTTCCGGGGGATGGGGGTGCCGGAGGTCCTCCTTTCCGGCCACCACGGGGAGGTTCTCCGCTTCCGCCGGAAGGAGGCCCTGAAGCGCACGCTCCTCTTCCGCCCGGAGCTTCTCGGGCGGGCCCGCCTTAGCCGGGAGGAGGTGGCCTGGCTTGCGGAACTGGACCGGGAGGGCTAA
- the rplS gene encoding 50S ribosomal protein L19, whose amino-acid sequence MNRGALLKVVESRYERTDLPEFRPGDTVRVAYRVKEGNRTRIQNFEGIVIKIKRNGYNSSFTVRKVSYGVGVERIFPMNSPLIDKVEIVQRGRARRAKLYFIRSLSEREIRRKLKVDRRRTAQDQKVAREAKEAKPQGGEEA is encoded by the coding sequence ATGAACCGTGGAGCGCTTTTGAAGGTGGTGGAGTCCCGCTACGAACGCACCGACCTGCCCGAGTTCCGCCCCGGGGATACCGTACGGGTGGCCTACCGCGTCAAGGAGGGCAACCGCACCCGCATCCAGAACTTTGAGGGCATCGTCATCAAGATCAAGCGCAACGGCTACAACTCCAGCTTCACCGTGCGCAAGGTGAGCTACGGGGTGGGGGTGGAGCGCATCTTCCCCATGAACTCCCCCCTCATCGACAAGGTGGAGATCGTCCAGCGGGGCCGGGCGCGCCGGGCCAAGCTCTACTTCATCCGCTCCCTCTCCGAGCGGGAGATCCGCCGCAAGCTCAAGGTGGACCGCCGCCGCACCGCCCAGGACCAGAAGGTGGCCCGCGAGGCCAAGGAGGCCAAGCCCCAGGGGGGCGAGGAGGCCTAA
- a CDS encoding response regulator: MRLLIADDHPLFRLGLKVALEEEGLLVVGEAKDGLEALEKALALKPDAVLLDLKMPGLDGIACTEALRARGFSGLIALLTTYQEPALLLRAKRAGADAFFSKELSAAELKERLLRAARGEEALRPPDLPPLTPREEEVLRLLAQGLPAKAIARALGVSPDTVKDHLENLYAKLSAKNRVEALERARALGFLP; encoded by the coding sequence GTGCGCCTCCTCATCGCGGACGACCACCCCCTCTTCCGCCTGGGGCTTAAGGTGGCCCTGGAGGAGGAGGGGCTTTTGGTGGTGGGGGAAGCCAAGGACGGCCTCGAGGCCCTGGAAAAGGCCCTAGCCCTAAAGCCGGACGCGGTGCTTCTGGACCTGAAGATGCCGGGGCTGGACGGGATCGCCTGCACCGAGGCCCTAAGGGCCCGGGGGTTTTCCGGCCTCATCGCCCTCCTCACCACCTACCAGGAGCCCGCCCTCCTCCTCAGGGCGAAGCGGGCCGGGGCGGACGCCTTCTTCTCCAAGGAGCTCTCCGCGGCAGAGCTCAAGGAGCGCCTCCTCCGGGCGGCCCGGGGAGAGGAGGCGCTCAGACCCCCGGACCTCCCCCCCCTCACCCCCAGGGAGGAGGAGGTCTTAAGGCTCCTGGCCCAGGGGCTTCCCGCCAAGGCCATCGCCCGGGCCCTGGGGGTTTCCCCGGACACGGTGAAGGACCACCTGGAAAACCTCTACGCCAAGCTCTCCGCCAAGAACCGGGTGGAGGCCCTGGAGCGGGCCCGGGCCCTGGGCTTTCTGCCCTAA
- the sdaAA gene encoding L-serine ammonia-lyase, iron-sulfur-dependent, subunit alpha has protein sequence MPLTLNELARLSGRASEHVLQEDLEETGLSREEVLKKMAERLGVMRDSIRRGLSSDAPSVAGMVGKNAKTLWEAPDPLKDPLLKRVQAYAMAVNEENARMGRIVAAPTAGSAGTLPGALLGVADHLGLPDEDLLMPMVLAAGVAKIINRQIYIAGATGGCQAEIGASAAMAAAAVTELLGGSPEACAHAAALALQNTLGLVCDPVGGFVEVPCVMRNGFYAVHAVSAASMALAGIRSVIPPDEVILAMAGIGRLLPLELKETGLGGLADTPTGRRLAEEALKKAPMPKKG, from the coding sequence ATGCCCCTGACCCTGAACGAGCTCGCCCGCCTTTCGGGCCGGGCCTCCGAACACGTACTCCAGGAGGACCTGGAGGAGACCGGCCTAAGCCGGGAGGAAGTTCTAAAGAAGATGGCCGAGCGCCTTGGGGTGATGCGGGACTCCATCCGCCGGGGCCTTTCCTCCGATGCCCCCAGTGTGGCGGGGATGGTGGGGAAGAACGCCAAGACCCTCTGGGAGGCCCCTGACCCCCTGAAGGACCCCCTCCTCAAGCGGGTCCAGGCCTACGCCATGGCGGTGAACGAGGAGAACGCCCGCATGGGCCGCATCGTGGCCGCCCCCACCGCGGGGAGCGCGGGCACCCTGCCGGGGGCCCTGCTCGGCGTGGCCGACCACCTGGGCCTTCCCGACGAGGACCTCCTCATGCCCATGGTCCTGGCCGCGGGGGTGGCCAAGATCATCAACCGCCAGATCTACATCGCCGGGGCCACCGGGGGGTGCCAGGCGGAGATTGGCGCGAGCGCCGCCATGGCCGCGGCCGCGGTGACGGAGCTCCTGGGGGGCAGTCCGGAAGCCTGCGCCCACGCGGCCGCCCTGGCCCTCCAGAACACCCTGGGCCTGGTCTGCGACCCCGTGGGGGGGTTTGTGGAGGTCCCCTGCGTGATGCGCAACGGCTTCTACGCCGTCCACGCGGTGAGCGCGGCCTCCATGGCCCTGGCGGGGATCCGGAGCGTGATCCCCCCGGACGAGGTCATCCTGGCCATGGCGGGCATCGGCCGCCTCCTCCCCCTGGAGCTTAAGGAGACGGGCCTGGGGGGCCTGGCGGACACCCCCACCGGCCGGCGCCTGGCGGAGGAGGCCCTGAAGAAGGCTCCTATGCCCAAGAAGGGCTGA
- a CDS encoding sulfurtransferase, with translation MAYAHPEVLVSTEWVAEHLEDPRVRVLEVDEDILLYDTGHIPGAQKIDWQRDFWDPVVRDFIDEEGFARLMERLGISNDTTVVLYGDKNNWWAAYAFWFFKYNGHKDVRLMNGGRQKWVEEGRPLTTEVPSYPPGRYEVPYRDESIRAYRDDVLEHILKVREGKGALVDVRSPEEYRGELTHMPNYPQEGALRAGHIPGAKNIPWAKAVNPDGTFKSAEELRALYEPLGVSKDKDIVVYCRIAERSSHSWFVLKYLLGYPRVRNYDGSWTEWGNLVGVPIAKGEE, from the coding sequence ATGGCCTACGCGCATCCCGAAGTCCTGGTGAGCACGGAGTGGGTGGCCGAGCACCTGGAAGACCCAAGGGTGCGGGTCCTGGAGGTGGACGAGGACATCCTCCTTTACGACACCGGCCACATCCCGGGAGCCCAGAAGATCGACTGGCAGCGGGACTTCTGGGACCCGGTGGTGCGGGACTTCATCGACGAGGAGGGCTTCGCCCGGCTCATGGAGCGGCTCGGCATCTCCAACGACACCACCGTGGTCCTCTACGGGGACAAGAACAACTGGTGGGCGGCCTACGCCTTCTGGTTCTTCAAGTACAACGGGCATAAGGACGTGCGCCTCATGAACGGGGGCCGGCAGAAATGGGTGGAGGAGGGCCGCCCCCTCACCACCGAGGTCCCCTCCTACCCCCCGGGCCGCTACGAGGTTCCCTACCGGGACGAGTCCATCCGCGCCTACCGGGACGACGTGCTGGAGCACATCCTCAAGGTGCGGGAGGGCAAGGGGGCCCTGGTGGACGTGCGGAGCCCCGAGGAGTACCGGGGGGAGCTCACCCACATGCCCAACTACCCCCAGGAAGGCGCCCTCCGGGCGGGACACATCCCCGGGGCCAAGAACATCCCCTGGGCCAAGGCGGTGAACCCCGACGGCACCTTCAAAAGCGCGGAGGAGCTTCGGGCCCTCTACGAGCCCTTAGGGGTGAGCAAGGACAAGGACATCGTGGTCTACTGCCGCATCGCCGAGCGCTCCAGCCACTCCTGGTTCGTCCTCAAGTACCTTCTGGGCTACCCGCGGGTGCGGAACTACGACGGCTCCTGGACGGAGTGGGGCAACCTGGTGGGGGTGCCCATCGCCAAGGGGGAGGAATAG
- a CDS encoding zinc metallopeptidase — MDILALLLMGVVFVASLAIQGALQATFARYSRVANARGMTGAEVARAILDAHGLTQVRVEPVPGALTDHYDPHAKAVRLSEPNYASPSLAALAVAAHEVGHAVQDAHGYAWLRVRASLLPAASLGSNLGPILVILGLAMGALGLAKLGLYLFLAVALFQLVTLPVEFDASRRALDFLRRMGFLAPSEMGPARQVLTWAALTYVAALASSLATLLYYASLLMGRREE, encoded by the coding sequence ATGGACATTCTCGCGCTTTTACTCATGGGCGTGGTCTTCGTGGCCAGCCTCGCCATCCAGGGGGCCTTGCAGGCCACCTTTGCCCGCTACAGCCGGGTGGCCAATGCCCGGGGGATGACGGGTGCCGAGGTGGCCCGGGCCATTCTGGACGCCCACGGCCTGACCCAGGTGCGGGTGGAGCCCGTGCCGGGGGCCCTCACCGACCACTACGACCCCCACGCCAAGGCGGTGCGGCTTTCCGAACCCAACTACGCTTCCCCAAGCCTCGCCGCCCTGGCGGTGGCCGCCCACGAGGTGGGGCACGCGGTGCAGGACGCCCACGGTTACGCCTGGCTCAGGGTGCGGGCCAGCCTTCTGCCCGCGGCCTCCTTGGGGAGCAACCTGGGGCCCATCCTGGTCATCCTGGGCCTGGCCATGGGGGCCTTGGGCCTGGCCAAGCTGGGGCTTTACCTCTTCCTGGCGGTGGCCCTCTTCCAGCTGGTGACCCTGCCCGTGGAGTTTGACGCCTCGAGGCGGGCCCTGGACTTCCTAAGGCGCATGGGCTTCCTGGCCCCGTCCGAGATGGGGCCCGCCCGCCAGGTCCTCACCTGGGCCGCCCTCACCTACGTGGCCGCCCTGGCCAGCTCCCTGGCCACCCTCCTCTACTACGCCAGCCTCCTCATGGGCCGGAGGGAGGAGTAG
- a CDS encoding zf-TFIIB domain-containing protein, with the protein MPLLVCPNCGVGMKEVERRGVLLDVCPQCGGVWLDKGELEKLLSEVRQVERAYEEEREAYYRKEGKPYKKKKSFLEIFDIFD; encoded by the coding sequence ATGCCCCTTCTCGTCTGTCCCAACTGCGGCGTGGGCATGAAGGAGGTGGAGCGGCGGGGGGTCCTCCTGGACGTCTGCCCCCAGTGCGGGGGGGTTTGGCTGGACAAGGGGGAGCTGGAGAAGCTCCTTTCCGAGGTCCGCCAGGTGGAGCGGGCCTACGAGGAGGAACGGGAGGCCTACTACCGCAAGGAGGGGAAGCCCTACAAGAAGAAAAAGAGCTTCCTGGAGATCTTTGACATCTTTGACTGA
- a CDS encoding peroxiredoxin: MSETNFTLPRLNEPAPDFVAKTTAGELRLSDLRGKWVVLFSHPADFTPVCSTEFLAFARRQEEFEALGVQLVGLSIDSIHAHLAWLKDLEEMSGLTINFPVIADLDMKVSRLYGMIHPAASETAAVRAVFIIDPEGILRGMLYYPLTTGRNIDEILRFIRALQFTDRTGLNTPADWQPGDPAIVKPPATLADLKADEAKKGEYTEYRRWYLRLKKVD; the protein is encoded by the coding sequence GTGAGCGAGACCAACTTCACCCTACCCCGGCTCAACGAGCCCGCCCCCGACTTCGTGGCCAAGACCACCGCGGGCGAACTCCGGCTTTCCGACCTGAGGGGCAAGTGGGTGGTCCTCTTCAGCCACCCCGCGGACTTCACCCCGGTATGCTCCACCGAGTTCCTAGCCTTCGCCCGGCGGCAGGAGGAGTTTGAGGCCCTGGGGGTCCAGCTGGTGGGCCTCTCCATAGACTCCATCCACGCCCACCTGGCCTGGCTCAAGGACCTGGAGGAGATGTCGGGCCTCACCATCAACTTCCCGGTCATCGCCGACCTGGACATGAAGGTGTCCCGGCTCTACGGCATGATCCACCCGGCCGCCAGCGAAACCGCCGCGGTGCGGGCGGTGTTCATCATTGACCCCGAGGGCATCCTCCGGGGCATGCTCTACTACCCCCTCACCACCGGGCGCAACATTGACGAGATCCTGCGCTTCATCCGGGCCCTCCAGTTCACCGACCGCACCGGCCTCAACACCCCCGCGGACTGGCAACCGGGAGACCCCGCCATCGTGAAGCCCCCTGCCACCCTGGCCGACCTCAAGGCGGACGAGGCCAAGAAGGGCGAGTACACCGAGTACCGCCGCTGGTACCTGCGGCTGAAGAAGGTGGACTAA
- a CDS encoding nucleoside triphosphate pyrophosphohydrolase family protein, translating into MTLEAYQEEARKTALYPEAYRLLYPTLGLAGEAGELANKVKKVLRDHGGVLTEEAREALLWELGDVLWYVAQVATDLGVSLEAVAQKNLEKLRSRAERGRIGGSGDNR; encoded by the coding sequence ATGACGCTTGAAGCCTACCAGGAAGAGGCCCGGAAAACCGCCCTTTACCCCGAGGCCTACCGCCTCCTCTACCCCACCCTGGGGCTCGCAGGGGAGGCGGGGGAGCTGGCCAACAAGGTGAAGAAGGTGCTCCGGGACCACGGAGGGGTGCTCACGGAGGAGGCCCGGGAGGCCCTCCTATGGGAGCTCGGGGACGTGCTCTGGTACGTGGCCCAGGTGGCCACGGACCTGGGGGTGAGCCTCGAGGCCGTGGCCCAAAAGAACCTGGAAAAGCTCCGCTCCCGGGCGGAAAGGGGCAGGATCGGGGGTTCGGGGGACAACAGATAA